Proteins found in one Paenibacillus dendritiformis genomic segment:
- a CDS encoding ECF transporter S component: MSKRSIWSFSTAALVLIPVAVGINYIGKLFAGVLKLPLWLDAIGTVLASMLAGPVIGGLSGLINNIIYGLTMDPISFVYALTSVFIGLVAGIMAYKGWISSWGKAAVIGLAVGLTAVVISTPLNVAFWGGQTGNVWGDIVFGYVLQGTQSVWLASFLDELVVDLPDKLITVLVAYGIYRVMPNSLMNMYKNSGDIEKL, encoded by the coding sequence ATGTCCAAAAGAAGCATATGGTCGTTCTCAACCGCGGCGCTTGTGCTGATCCCGGTCGCGGTCGGCATTAACTACATCGGCAAATTGTTCGCCGGCGTGCTCAAGCTGCCGCTGTGGCTTGATGCGATCGGGACCGTCCTCGCCAGTATGCTGGCGGGTCCGGTAATCGGCGGGCTGTCCGGACTCATCAACAATATCATTTACGGCCTCACGATGGATCCGATCTCGTTCGTCTACGCTCTGACAAGCGTCTTTATCGGCCTGGTAGCCGGGATTATGGCATACAAGGGCTGGATCTCGAGCTGGGGCAAGGCGGCCGTCATCGGTCTGGCCGTAGGGTTAACGGCGGTCGTCATCTCCACCCCGCTCAATGTGGCGTTCTGGGGCGGCCAGACGGGCAATGTCTGGGGCGATATCGTATTCGGTTATGTGCTGCAAGGCACCCAATCGGTCTGGCTCGCTTCCTTCCTGGATGAGCTGGTCGTCGATCTGCCGGATAAGCTCATTACCGTTCTTGTCGCTTACGGGATATACCGCGTGATGCCGAACAGTCTAATGAATATGTACAAGAATAGCGGAGATATCGAGAAGCTGTAA
- a CDS encoding energy-coupling factor transporter transmembrane component T family protein, giving the protein MKSMSLYVEKDSAIHRVDPITKLAYIATAIAIPIIVPSLHAAWVCMLISFGLLAAGRVFRRGLAVIGFVGFVLVTVVIIQGFFHVGNETVLFTVGTWPFYKEGLLFALGISFRALNIVGAFLILVLTTKPADLVEALVRRGLSPRIGYVLNSVFQIIPQMMATVGTITDAQCSRGVETEGSLMTRIKAFLPLLGPVVLSSLLDTRERTLALQARGFNVPGRKTFLNKEKRYRHAGILRLAMLVIVAAALLWRIFA; this is encoded by the coding sequence ATGAAATCTATGAGCTTGTACGTGGAAAAAGACTCGGCCATCCATCGCGTCGATCCGATAACGAAGCTGGCCTATATCGCGACGGCCATCGCGATTCCCATCATAGTCCCCTCCCTCCATGCCGCCTGGGTCTGCATGCTGATCAGCTTCGGGCTTCTTGCCGCAGGGAGGGTGTTCCGGCGGGGGCTGGCGGTGATTGGCTTCGTCGGCTTCGTGCTGGTGACGGTGGTCATTATCCAGGGGTTTTTCCATGTCGGCAATGAGACGGTGCTGTTCACGGTCGGGACATGGCCGTTCTATAAGGAAGGCTTGCTGTTCGCCCTCGGCATCAGCTTCCGCGCCTTGAACATTGTCGGGGCCTTCCTCATCCTCGTCCTGACGACGAAGCCGGCCGATCTGGTGGAAGCCCTCGTCCGCAGAGGCTTGTCGCCCCGCATTGGTTACGTGCTGAACTCCGTGTTCCAGATCATTCCGCAGATGATGGCGACCGTCGGCACGATCACCGACGCGCAGTGTTCGCGGGGCGTGGAGACGGAAGGAAGCTTGATGACGCGCATCAAGGCGTTCCTTCCGCTTCTTGGCCCGGTTGTGCTCAGCTCGCTGCTCGATACGAGGGAGCGCACGCTGGCACTGCAGGCGAGGGGCTTCAATGTGCCCGGGCGCAAAACATTTCTGAACAAAGAGAAGCGGTATCGGCATGCCGGCATTCTGCGGCTGGCAATGCTCGTCATCGTCGCAGCCGCTCTTCTATGGAGGATCTTCGCATGA
- a CDS encoding energy-coupling factor ABC transporter ATP-binding protein — protein sequence MKLIEVEHLKYRYPSTEKLALNDISLTVEAGEFIGIIGANGAGKTTFCQALTGLVPHFYKGAYGGSVTIAGADVAESGVDEMIRHVGIVFQNPFTQVTGAKLTVYEEVAFGLEQLGVERGEMIERIDHALHLLDMYEYKDRQPFDLSGGQMQRMAIACVIAMRPQVIVLDEPTSQLDPQGSEEVFRAIQSLSREGMTVILAEHKMEKLAAYADRIALLHEGSLIGIDTPSRLFSRADLTEYGVKPPVYTQVCREIGLRSPGKDTYPVTLEEAAEAYAAAYGGKSGNGRAAGAEEGERDE from the coding sequence ATGAAGCTGATTGAAGTGGAGCATCTCAAGTACCGTTATCCGTCCACGGAGAAGCTGGCGCTGAATGATATCTCGCTGACGGTGGAGGCCGGGGAGTTCATCGGGATTATCGGGGCCAATGGAGCGGGCAAGACGACCTTCTGCCAAGCGCTCACCGGCCTGGTTCCGCATTTCTATAAGGGCGCATACGGAGGCAGCGTAACCATCGCAGGCGCCGATGTCGCGGAGAGCGGCGTCGATGAGATGATACGCCATGTCGGCATCGTGTTCCAGAATCCGTTCACGCAGGTGACGGGAGCGAAGCTGACCGTGTACGAGGAGGTCGCCTTCGGCTTGGAGCAGCTGGGCGTGGAGCGGGGCGAGATGATCGAGCGCATCGATCATGCGCTTCATCTGCTTGATATGTACGAGTACAAGGATCGGCAGCCTTTCGACCTGTCCGGAGGCCAGATGCAGCGGATGGCCATCGCCTGCGTCATAGCGATGCGGCCGCAGGTCATCGTGCTGGATGAGCCGACCTCGCAACTCGATCCGCAGGGCTCGGAGGAAGTGTTCCGGGCCATCCAGAGCCTGAGCCGGGAGGGAATGACGGTCATTCTGGCGGAGCATAAGATGGAGAAGCTCGCCGCGTACGCGGACCGGATCGCTCTTCTGCACGAAGGGAGCCTAATCGGCATCGATACGCCGTCCCGCCTGTTCTCCCGAGCCGATCTGACAGAATACGGGGTAAAGCCGCCTGTCTATACGCAGGTATGCCGCGAGATCGGGCTGCGCTCCCCGGGCAAAGATACGTATCCGGTGACCCTGGAAGAGGCGGCCGAGGCTTATGCGGCGGCGTACGGCGGGAAGAGCGGCAATGGCCGAGCGGCAGGCGCGGAAGAGGGGGAGCGGGATGAGTGA
- a CDS encoding energy-coupling factor ABC transporter ATP-binding protein, translating to MIRIRNVQFEYAPGQPVLHDVTLDFATRATAIIGQNGAGKTTLVKLLKGLLKPTAGEITVCGIRTKEATVAGLAGRIGLVFQNPNDQICKRTVLDEIMFGPLNLKRSPAEAKERAMAALDMVGLTGRGELNPHDLGLSEKKLVSIASIVAMDTDILILDEPTIAQDDAGKRRIGGIIEQLKRQGKLVLAILHDMDFAAAHFERAVVMNRGRVLMDGETRHVFSRQEILREAGLDTPYAAQLGKRWGLPGTVLTAEELIAAMTAKR from the coding sequence ATGATTCGCATCCGGAATGTGCAATTCGAATATGCTCCGGGACAGCCGGTGCTGCATGATGTCACGCTGGACTTCGCTACGCGGGCGACGGCGATCATCGGGCAGAACGGCGCTGGCAAGACGACGCTGGTCAAGCTGCTCAAAGGGCTGCTCAAGCCGACGGCCGGCGAAATAACGGTGTGCGGGATACGGACGAAGGAAGCGACGGTCGCCGGATTGGCCGGCCGAATCGGGCTTGTCTTCCAGAATCCGAACGATCAGATTTGCAAGCGCACCGTCCTGGATGAGATCATGTTCGGGCCGCTTAACCTGAAGCGAAGCCCGGCCGAGGCGAAGGAGCGGGCCATGGCGGCGCTGGACATGGTTGGTCTGACCGGGCGCGGGGAGCTGAATCCCCACGATCTCGGCTTGTCCGAGAAGAAGCTGGTGAGCATCGCCTCGATTGTCGCCATGGATACGGATATTCTTATTCTGGACGAGCCGACCATCGCGCAGGACGATGCGGGCAAGCGCCGGATTGGCGGCATTATCGAGCAGTTAAAGCGGCAGGGCAAGCTCGTGCTGGCGATCTTGCATGATATGGACTTCGCCGCGGCCCATTTCGAACGGGCCGTTGTCATGAACCGGGGGCGGGTGCTGATGGACGGCGAGACGCGTCACGTGTTCTCCCGGCAGGAGATTCTTCGCGAAGCCGGTCTCGACACGCCATATGCGGCGCAGCTCGGGAAGCGGTGGGGGCTTCCCGGTACGGTCTTGACGGCAGAGGAACTTATCGCAGCCATGACCGCTAAGCGTTGA
- a CDS encoding GNAT family N-acetyltransferase: protein MTEEDGAHICSWTYEPPYQLYGFLPWEQMKALEVEFGDARIRSEQYVSVTDAEGELFGFAQFFPLLGVTRLGLGMRPDRLGQGYGVSFVQAIVEEARQRHPVDMIDLEVLTWNERAIRTYRRAGFRITDTYTRQTPTGPGEFHCMVYHP, encoded by the coding sequence ATGACCGAAGAGGACGGCGCCCATATCTGCTCATGGACATATGAGCCGCCTTATCAACTGTATGGATTCCTCCCGTGGGAGCAAATGAAGGCCCTCGAAGTCGAGTTCGGCGATGCCCGCATCCGAAGCGAGCAGTATGTATCAGTTACGGATGCCGAGGGGGAGCTGTTCGGCTTCGCGCAGTTCTTCCCTCTGCTCGGCGTGACCCGTCTCGGCCTGGGGATGCGCCCCGATCGACTTGGGCAAGGATATGGCGTATCCTTCGTCCAGGCGATCGTCGAAGAAGCCCGGCAGCGCCATCCCGTCGATATGATCGATCTGGAAGTGCTGACTTGGAATGAACGAGCCATCCGCACGTACCGGCGCGCCGGATTCCGCATCACCGATACGTACACGCGGCAGACGCCGACCGGGCCGGGCGAATTCCACTGCATGGTCTATCACCCGTGA
- a CDS encoding sulfurtransferase: protein MSGQILVSKQWLLARMYEPDIVIVDCRFDLGRPEAGREDYISSHIPGAIYLDLNTDLSATVESHGGRHPLPDPAVLAERLGRAGISNASRVVAYDDQGGMYASRLWWMLRWLGHDAVHVMEEGFTAWKDAGYPVTDAQQVVVPAAFVPEVRTEMLARMEEVREKLGRPEVLLVDSRDAARYRGETEPIDAKAGHIPGAIHQFWKDNVDERGAWKPEAQRREQLASIVEALEAGREVIVYCGSGVSACPNVLALHELGYPQVRLYAGSWSDWSSYPENEIATGEE from the coding sequence ATGAGTGGACAAATTCTCGTATCCAAGCAATGGCTGTTAGCCCGCATGTATGAGCCCGATATCGTGATCGTCGATTGCCGCTTCGACCTTGGGCGGCCCGAGGCCGGGAGAGAAGACTATATTTCCTCCCATATCCCGGGCGCCATCTATCTTGATCTGAATACGGACCTGTCGGCGACGGTGGAATCCCATGGCGGCCGCCATCCGCTGCCTGATCCGGCCGTACTGGCGGAACGGCTCGGCCGTGCCGGCATCAGCAATGCCAGCCGGGTCGTCGCCTATGATGATCAGGGCGGGATGTATGCCTCGCGGCTGTGGTGGATGCTGCGCTGGCTCGGCCATGACGCCGTCCATGTGATGGAGGAGGGCTTCACGGCCTGGAAGGACGCTGGGTACCCGGTTACCGACGCGCAGCAGGTTGTCGTGCCGGCTGCCTTCGTGCCGGAGGTTCGCACAGAGATGCTGGCGCGCATGGAGGAGGTTCGGGAGAAGCTGGGCCGGCCGGAAGTGCTGCTCGTCGATTCGCGCGACGCGGCGCGCTATCGGGGCGAGACCGAGCCAATCGATGCGAAGGCGGGACATATTCCAGGGGCGATCCATCAGTTCTGGAAGGATAATGTCGATGAGCGCGGCGCCTGGAAGCCGGAAGCACAGCGCCGGGAGCAGCTCGCTTCTATTGTGGAAGCGCTGGAAGCGGGGCGCGAGGTCATCGTCTACTGCGGCTCCGGGGTCAGCGCCTGTCCGAATGTGCTGGCGCTGCATGAGCTTGGCTACCCGCAGGTCCGCTTGTATGCCGGGAGCTGGAGCGACTGGAGCTCGTATCCGGAAAACGAGATTGCGACTGGAGAAGAATAA
- a CDS encoding RNA-directed DNA polymerase, protein MLTKDSISWAINFIQNHSDGDLFPAILEINAISSYIDDFVALIEGKDLTQFTPGACRRFIVPKDEISYRQATQLDPQDSILLTSIIHQFGAGIEARRLHNNIVYSYRFSPDINHGLYSSKTAWNDFWKTAYEKSRTYEFVLYCDIADYYNQIYHHIVENQLRESGFPNQETKWIIKLLNSTTANVSRGIPIGPHAVHLLAEAAMIPIDNSLHTQGIDFLRYADDILVFCDSSQSAKIALAKIASILDKQQRLMLQRHKTKVYSSNHFRDLCNEMIEDRPINKDEDKILKLIRKYSNGDPYRTITYSEISKEDWESLTEQIISKIIQEYIDQKEVDYIRLRWFYRRLAQIGHPGAIEISLSNISQLSPCFANICAYLASVQSISAEQWVYIGEQLLKLLDSQEVVHNEFFRLSILSLFTKNEYINHFSYLVNKFPVSEPFARREILLAAHQNSAYDWLREQKENYQSMDPWQKMAFIYGVSGLPKDEKRFFLNSLTHQRPFDSVLIKWAKNI, encoded by the coding sequence ATGTTGACTAAAGACTCTATAAGTTGGGCAATAAACTTTATTCAAAATCACTCAGATGGAGACTTGTTTCCTGCAATTCTAGAGATTAACGCAATATCCAGCTATATTGATGATTTTGTAGCGCTGATCGAAGGCAAAGACTTAACACAGTTTACTCCCGGAGCCTGTAGAAGATTTATTGTTCCCAAAGACGAGATTTCTTACCGACAAGCCACACAATTAGATCCACAAGATAGCATTCTACTTACCTCGATAATTCATCAATTTGGAGCTGGGATCGAAGCTAGGAGATTACATAATAATATTGTATATAGCTATAGATTTTCACCAGATATAAACCATGGTCTATACTCATCAAAAACGGCATGGAATGATTTTTGGAAAACTGCATATGAAAAGAGCCGCACATATGAATTTGTATTATACTGCGACATTGCAGACTATTATAATCAAATATACCATCATATTGTTGAAAATCAGTTACGTGAATCCGGATTTCCAAATCAGGAGACAAAGTGGATTATTAAGTTGCTTAACTCTACTACAGCGAATGTATCCAGAGGTATTCCAATTGGCCCTCATGCTGTTCATCTTTTAGCTGAAGCGGCAATGATACCAATAGACAATAGCCTACATACGCAAGGAATAGATTTTCTCAGGTATGCTGATGATATTTTAGTGTTCTGTGACTCATCACAATCCGCAAAAATTGCTCTTGCTAAAATAGCATCCATTTTGGACAAACAGCAACGATTGATGTTGCAACGACACAAGACCAAAGTATATAGTTCTAATCATTTTAGAGATTTATGTAATGAAATGATTGAGGATCGACCGATCAATAAAGATGAAGATAAAATTCTCAAATTAATAAGAAAATACTCTAATGGCGATCCTTATAGAACTATTACATATAGCGAGATCTCAAAAGAAGACTGGGAATCGCTTACTGAACAAATAATTAGTAAGATTATTCAGGAATACATCGATCAAAAAGAAGTAGATTACATACGACTTAGGTGGTTTTATAGAAGGTTGGCTCAAATTGGTCATCCAGGTGCAATTGAAATTTCACTTAGTAATATATCGCAACTGAGTCCATGTTTTGCAAATATATGTGCATATCTTGCTTCCGTTCAATCCATCAGTGCAGAACAATGGGTTTATATTGGAGAACAACTATTGAAACTTCTTGATTCTCAGGAAGTAGTGCATAATGAATTTTTCCGGTTATCTATATTAAGTTTGTTTACGAAGAATGAATACATTAATCATTTTTCGTATCTAGTTAATAAATTCCCTGTAAGTGAGCCTTTTGCTAGAAGAGAAATATTACTTGCGGCACATCAAAACTCTGCTTATGATTGGTTGCGTGAGCAAAAAGAAAATTATCAAAGCATGGATCCCTGGCAAAAGATGGCGTTTATATATGGAGTTTCTGGACTTCCTAAAGATGAAAAAAGGTTCTTTTTGAATAGTTTAACTCATCAAAGGCCTTTTGATAGTGTACTTATAAAGTGGGCTAAAAATATATAA
- a CDS encoding DUF1266 domain-containing protein, whose translation MSSKDRKRTGGDIILRKTRIFFIALCISVISLSGCSPSPTKEEAKPNGTITFINATYALITVDNGVDPKLFGGVEPSSANAEMMKEVLQDSWSITDAASAESTIQWLLTEGHNAEFMAYMDEYLARKDEFNDIIAEMKTSSNPTPEEIKFTEGVELFAKVHTTSPEYGIAAWDLCRATQIASWSYIAGYIPYEHAVELSIEAAEKMRERFGSWEDLIGNYLLGYQYWSEDSPNDPNSNLVRRQKIYADLLKSPDNPYSIHWNTPLSMPANK comes from the coding sequence ATGTCAAGCAAGGATAGGAAGAGAACAGGAGGAGACATCATCTTGAGAAAAACACGCATTTTTTTCATCGCGTTATGCATCAGCGTTATTAGTTTGTCAGGCTGCTCCCCATCGCCGACGAAGGAGGAGGCCAAGCCTAACGGTACGATTACGTTCATCAATGCTACGTATGCTTTAATTACGGTAGATAACGGAGTCGATCCGAAGCTATTCGGCGGAGTGGAGCCCTCCTCGGCGAATGCAGAGATGATGAAGGAGGTTCTCCAAGATTCATGGAGCATCACCGATGCCGCGAGTGCGGAGTCGACAATTCAATGGCTGCTTACGGAAGGGCATAATGCCGAATTTATGGCGTATATGGATGAGTATCTTGCACGCAAGGATGAATTTAATGACATAATCGCTGAAATGAAAACATCCTCGAATCCAACGCCCGAAGAAATCAAATTTACGGAAGGCGTCGAATTATTCGCAAAGGTACATACTACATCCCCGGAATACGGCATCGCTGCTTGGGATTTATGCCGGGCGACTCAAATCGCAAGCTGGTCCTACATTGCTGGGTATATCCCGTATGAACATGCTGTAGAGTTAAGCATAGAGGCGGCGGAGAAAATGCGTGAACGATTCGGTTCATGGGAAGACCTGATAGGCAATTATCTCCTTGGCTATCAATACTGGTCCGAGGACAGTCCAAACGACCCGAACTCCAATCTTGTGAGAAGACAGAAAATTTATGCGGATCTGTTGAAAAGCCCCGACAACCCTTACAGTATACATTGGAACACGCCGCTGAGCATGCCAGCTAATAAATAG
- a CDS encoding ADP-ribosylglycohydrolase family protein yields MASVDVLYGWVREEIKQREEEGCPVEGFHAKLEAAAGDEGKLMAVYAELSALEPAADFPYTEPNGLAEIRAERPEGPRKLQANWTEAEWQDKFHGAWLGRCAGCALGKPLEIGPYMYGTDDKPGWANIRLWFEGADAWPIRDYTPAHSRAEKEHGLGLAPYGSKSVRDTIGFMETDDDIRYTVIGLLMLEEKGIDWDSWDMGKLWHARLTYGQVCTAETQAYLNFAHVTEYDKPDDWKEKIEWVRMHLNPFREWIGAQIRADGLAYGAAAHPELAAEFAWRDASFSHVKNGIYGEMFVAAMIAAAFAETDAERIVEIGLSEIPANCRLAHDVRKAVAIARMAADQVELAEQIWEAFKHYHPVHTINNAALCAAALVFARGDYELAITTAVLGGWDTDCNGATVGSIMGAMLGAKRLPEQWTAKLNDTLYAEVSGFHPIAISECARRSYEVFRKISGQVLS; encoded by the coding sequence ATGGCGTCTGTGGATGTGTTATACGGATGGGTACGGGAGGAAATCAAGCAGCGCGAGGAGGAGGGCTGCCCTGTCGAAGGCTTTCATGCCAAGCTGGAGGCGGCTGCCGGGGATGAAGGGAAGCTGATGGCCGTATATGCAGAGCTCTCGGCGCTGGAACCGGCTGCCGATTTCCCTTATACGGAGCCGAACGGCTTGGCCGAGATCCGTGCCGAGCGGCCGGAGGGCCCGCGCAAGCTGCAGGCCAATTGGACCGAGGCCGAATGGCAGGACAAATTCCACGGGGCGTGGCTTGGCCGATGTGCCGGCTGCGCGCTCGGCAAGCCGTTGGAGATCGGGCCTTACATGTACGGCACCGACGACAAGCCCGGTTGGGCCAACATCCGGCTCTGGTTCGAAGGTGCGGATGCTTGGCCCATCCGTGACTACACGCCAGCCCATTCCCGGGCGGAGAAGGAACACGGCCTGGGGCTCGCTCCGTATGGCAGCAAGAGCGTGCGGGATACGATCGGCTTCATGGAAACGGACGACGATATCCGCTATACGGTCATTGGCCTGCTTATGCTGGAGGAGAAAGGGATCGATTGGGACTCGTGGGATATGGGCAAGCTGTGGCATGCACGGTTGACGTACGGACAAGTGTGCACAGCCGAGACGCAGGCTTATCTCAATTTTGCGCATGTGACCGAATACGATAAGCCGGATGATTGGAAGGAAAAAATCGAGTGGGTGCGAATGCATTTGAATCCGTTCCGCGAATGGATCGGGGCCCAGATCCGCGCCGACGGCCTTGCCTACGGTGCGGCAGCCCACCCGGAGCTGGCCGCAGAGTTCGCCTGGCGTGATGCTTCGTTCTCCCATGTGAAGAACGGCATCTACGGCGAGATGTTCGTAGCGGCGATGATTGCGGCCGCGTTTGCGGAGACGGATGCGGAGCGGATCGTCGAGATCGGGCTAAGCGAAATTCCGGCCAATTGCCGGCTGGCGCATGATGTCCGCAAGGCCGTTGCCATTGCCCGGATGGCCGCCGATCAGGTGGAGCTGGCGGAACAAATCTGGGAAGCTTTCAAGCATTACCATCCCGTCCACACGATCAACAATGCCGCCCTGTGCGCGGCGGCACTCGTCTTCGCCCGCGGCGACTATGAGCTGGCGATTACGACGGCGGTGCTGGGCGGCTGGGACACCGATTGCAACGGCGCGACGGTCGGCTCGATTATGGGGGCAATGCTCGGTGCGAAGCGGCTGCCGGAACAGTGGACGGCGAAGCTGAACGATACGCTGTATGCGGAAGTGAGCGGCTTCCATCCGATCGCGATCTCGGAATGCGCCCGGCGCAGCTACGAGGTGTTCCGGAAGATTAGCGGGCAAGTGCTGAGTTGA
- a CDS encoding AraC family transcriptional regulator: protein MKDRSVYIFEWSPRTHIDPFHTHDHLEIGYCLSGTGTFYFGEKRYTAQPGDVFVVNNTERHAASSDPCNPSNYFFIYFDAMIIEQADPELLLPFVYYPQQFHNRIAGQLPVAASIGALFRQIWEEDRQKQSGYKGMMRSKIIEICALLLRHYGEFTPLEDRSRAIASYYRIKPALDYMKERFREPLTLSDAARVLSLSPSRTRHLFTEKLGQGFKEYLLQLRVNEAKRLLVATDLPIADIIHASGFQSQAPFYRTFKQLVGATPYDYRANAAKLALFDNNPAVLGRTIE, encoded by the coding sequence TTGAAGGATCGGTCTGTCTATATTTTCGAATGGTCGCCGAGAACGCATATCGACCCGTTCCATACGCATGATCATCTGGAAATCGGGTACTGCTTGTCGGGAACAGGCACGTTTTATTTTGGAGAAAAGAGGTATACGGCTCAGCCGGGGGACGTGTTTGTCGTCAACAATACGGAGCGGCATGCCGCGTCCTCGGATCCGTGCAACCCAAGCAATTACTTTTTTATCTATTTCGACGCCATGATTATCGAGCAGGCGGATCCGGAGCTTCTGCTTCCGTTCGTCTATTATCCGCAGCAGTTCCACAACCGCATTGCCGGACAGTTGCCTGTCGCCGCCAGTATCGGCGCGTTGTTCCGGCAAATATGGGAGGAGGATCGGCAGAAGCAAAGCGGCTATAAAGGGATGATGCGAAGCAAAATTATCGAGATATGCGCCTTGCTGCTGCGCCACTATGGGGAGTTCACGCCGCTTGAGGACCGGAGCCGGGCGATTGCATCGTATTACCGCATCAAGCCGGCTTTGGATTATATGAAGGAGCGTTTCCGGGAACCGCTGACCCTATCCGACGCGGCCCGCGTACTGTCGTTGAGCCCGTCCCGCACCCGCCACCTGTTCACAGAAAAGCTCGGTCAGGGGTTCAAGGAGTATTTGCTTCAACTGCGCGTCAATGAAGCGAAGCGGCTGCTTGTGGCCACCGACTTGCCGATCGCCGACATCATCCATGCCAGCGGGTTCCAGAGCCAGGCCCCGTTCTATCGGACGTTCAAGCAGTTGGTTGGGGCGACGCCGTACGACTACCGGGCGAATGCAGCAAAGTTAGCCCTTTTTGATAATAATCCAGCTGTTCTTGGGAGGACGATCGAATAG
- a CDS encoding TetR/AcrR family transcriptional regulator, with amino-acid sequence MRKGEKTKLHIIMKSAELFNQKGYAATTMQEIMDATGLTKGGLYRSFPSKDDIAIEAFKYAGEVLWSHFSAALENCRTATDKIRAMCEVYSDAAHNPPMKGGCPFLNTAIESDHSFPILRDQALEAYGQMLSFIQGILQQGIADGEFQPDMDTEAAASFIFSSIEGGIMASRLTRDNRHVHHASAQIERWLATFKPA; translated from the coding sequence ATGCGCAAAGGAGAAAAAACAAAGCTTCATATCATCATGAAATCGGCGGAGCTCTTCAATCAGAAGGGATACGCCGCCACGACGATGCAAGAGATTATGGACGCCACCGGCTTGACCAAAGGCGGGCTGTACCGGAGCTTCCCGAGCAAGGACGATATTGCGATCGAAGCGTTCAAATATGCTGGCGAAGTGCTCTGGAGCCATTTTTCCGCCGCGCTGGAGAATTGCCGGACGGCAACGGACAAGATCCGGGCCATGTGCGAAGTATATAGTGATGCCGCGCACAATCCTCCGATGAAAGGGGGATGCCCGTTCCTGAATACCGCCATCGAAAGCGATCATTCCTTCCCTATCCTTCGAGATCAGGCACTGGAAGCTTACGGCCAGATGCTGTCCTTCATTCAGGGCATCCTCCAGCAGGGAATAGCCGACGGGGAATTCCAGCCGGACATGGATACCGAAGCGGCCGCCTCCTTTATTTTCTCATCGATTGAAGGGGGGATTATGGCAAGCCGCCTAACCCGGGACAATCGGCATGTTCATCATGCCTCGGCACAGATCGAGAGATGGCTGGCGACATTTAAGCCTGCGTAG
- a CDS encoding DUF2306 domain-containing protein, protein MSKRKLSTWSLLAVIAGYIIYVLYINYLHDPQAAAFLGRKSNAARPINAQVWLPVMQIHVAFACLAILSGAVNFLHTLLRKYRLFHRINGYLYVISVFAVVLTSGYMAPYATGGKPASIAFNLLNMIWMFITVMAIVKIKKKQLIRHRAWMIRSYVFCFTNLTIHLLAFALHDGLGLPYPASYTAAVYAAILLLFGLAEIVIRRIGRSPIDFNRSEAA, encoded by the coding sequence ATGTCCAAACGAAAACTATCCACTTGGTCTCTGCTTGCTGTCATTGCCGGTTACATCATATACGTCCTGTATATCAATTACCTTCACGATCCGCAGGCCGCTGCATTTTTGGGCCGTAAATCCAATGCCGCCCGTCCCATTAACGCCCAGGTGTGGCTGCCGGTAATGCAGATACATGTGGCATTCGCCTGCCTGGCGATCCTGTCGGGAGCGGTTAACTTTTTACATACGCTGCTGAGAAAATACCGCCTCTTCCATCGAATCAACGGCTATCTGTATGTGATCTCCGTTTTCGCCGTGGTGCTGACTTCAGGCTATATGGCTCCGTATGCAACGGGAGGGAAGCCAGCGAGCATTGCATTCAATCTGTTGAACATGATCTGGATGTTCATCACGGTGATGGCAATCGTGAAAATAAAAAAGAAGCAGCTGATCCGGCACCGGGCATGGATGATTCGCAGCTACGTCTTTTGCTTCACGAACCTAACCATTCATCTCCTCGCCTTTGCGCTCCATGACGGATTGGGCTTGCCGTATCCGGCCAGCTACACGGCTGCCGTCTATGCTGCGATCCTGCTGCTCTTCGGGTTGGCGGAGATCGTGATACGCCGGATTGGCCGATCTCCTATTGACTTCAATCGCTCTGAAGCGGCATAA